One Sodalinema gerasimenkoae IPPAS B-353 DNA segment encodes these proteins:
- a CDS encoding amylo-alpha-1,6-glucosidase produces MVISKVLHFGRDACGNLPIAERREWLVSNGIGGYGSGTVAGLLTRHYHGLLVAALEPPLGRTLMLVKLDETAQYGGQSFELGCNRWGDGSISPTGYVYLEAFELEGTIPVWHYALADARLSKRVWMEQGQNTTYIRYSLSRGTAPIQLSLRAFLNYRDHHGGSVMGNWQVWPTEEGIDMVAFGGAVPLRLRGPGQWTPNNEWYRHFDLQLERYRGTGCSENHFQGVTLEMTLEPGQSLTVVASTQSNCEQDGEAALQRQRRYESQLCNRARGSLGDDERLQQLALAADQFICDRPLSDGTLGQTIMAGYPWFGDWGRDTAISLPGLTLATGRPEIARTILRTFARYFDQGMMPNLFPDSGMEPDYNTVDAMLWYFQGVQAYFEGTGDIDLIEELYPALQEVMDWHLRGTRYNIGVDEDGLLYAGEAGVQLTWMDAKIDDWVVTPRQGKAVEINALWYNALGVMVRLAKALGKDEREYQQLAQRTRQGFARFWYEAGGYCYDVLDSPQGDDASLRPNQIFALSLPESLPQSLLTKGRGRSLLAVVGRELLTSYGLRSLSPQDPQYCGEYGGDRWQRDGAYHQGTVWSWLLGPFALAHYKIHGDKALARSFLDPLFDHLQDGAVGSISEIFDGNPPHTPRGCFAQAWSVAELLRVMGQLRD; encoded by the coding sequence TCATCTCCAAGGTTCTGCATTTCGGACGAGACGCCTGTGGTAACTTGCCCATCGCTGAGCGGCGAGAATGGCTGGTGAGCAATGGTATCGGGGGCTATGGCTCCGGAACCGTCGCTGGACTTCTCACTCGCCATTATCACGGCTTACTGGTGGCGGCCCTGGAGCCGCCTCTGGGACGGACGCTGATGCTGGTGAAACTCGATGAGACGGCTCAGTATGGGGGTCAGAGCTTCGAGTTGGGATGTAACCGTTGGGGCGATGGCAGTATTTCCCCTACGGGCTATGTCTATTTGGAAGCCTTTGAGTTAGAAGGGACGATTCCCGTTTGGCATTATGCCCTGGCGGATGCTCGCCTCTCGAAGCGCGTCTGGATGGAACAGGGGCAAAACACCACCTATATTCGCTATTCCCTGAGTCGGGGAACGGCTCCCATACAGCTATCCCTGAGGGCCTTTCTCAACTACCGCGACCATCATGGCGGGAGTGTGATGGGCAATTGGCAGGTGTGGCCCACGGAGGAGGGCATCGATATGGTGGCCTTTGGTGGGGCGGTTCCTCTGCGGCTACGGGGTCCGGGACAGTGGACGCCTAACAACGAATGGTATCGTCACTTTGACCTGCAACTAGAACGATATCGAGGTACGGGGTGCAGTGAAAATCATTTCCAGGGGGTAACTCTGGAGATGACCCTGGAACCGGGGCAATCTCTGACCGTTGTGGCGAGTACTCAGAGCAATTGTGAGCAGGATGGGGAGGCGGCGTTGCAGCGACAGCGACGCTATGAGTCCCAGTTGTGCAATCGCGCCCGGGGTAGCCTCGGTGACGATGAGCGGTTACAGCAGTTGGCCCTGGCCGCTGACCAGTTTATCTGCGATCGCCCCCTCAGCGATGGAACTCTAGGCCAGACCATCATGGCTGGCTATCCCTGGTTTGGAGATTGGGGACGAGATACGGCCATTAGTTTGCCAGGATTAACCTTAGCCACAGGTCGCCCGGAGATTGCCCGGACTATTTTACGCACCTTTGCCCGCTATTTTGACCAGGGCATGATGCCCAACCTATTCCCCGATAGCGGCATGGAACCGGACTACAACACGGTAGACGCCATGCTGTGGTATTTCCAGGGCGTACAGGCGTATTTTGAGGGGACTGGGGACATCGATTTGATTGAGGAGCTATATCCGGCTTTGCAAGAGGTGATGGATTGGCATCTGCGGGGAACCCGGTACAACATCGGAGTGGATGAGGATGGTCTTCTCTATGCCGGGGAAGCGGGGGTGCAGCTGACGTGGATGGATGCCAAAATTGATGACTGGGTGGTGACCCCGCGTCAGGGTAAAGCCGTTGAGATTAATGCCCTGTGGTATAACGCCTTGGGGGTGATGGTGCGTTTGGCTAAAGCCTTGGGCAAGGATGAGAGGGAGTATCAACAGCTCGCCCAACGGACGCGCCAGGGATTTGCCCGTTTTTGGTATGAGGCGGGGGGCTATTGTTATGACGTTTTGGACAGTCCCCAGGGAGATGACGCTAGTTTACGCCCCAATCAGATTTTTGCCTTGTCTTTGCCGGAGTCGTTACCCCAGTCCTTGTTGACGAAAGGCCGGGGCCGTTCCCTGTTAGCGGTGGTGGGCCGGGAGTTGCTGACCTCCTATGGCTTGCGATCGCTCTCGCCGCAAGATCCTCAGTATTGTGGCGAGTATGGGGGCGATCGCTGGCAGCGGGATGGAGCCTATCATCAGGGAACGGTTTGGAGTTGGCTGTTGGGCCCGTTTGCCCTGGCCCATTACAAAATCCATGGGGACAAGGCCCTGGCCCGTAGTTTCCTAGACCCCCTATTTGACCATCTCCAGGATGGCGCGGTGGGCAGTATTAGCGAAATTTTTGATGGCAACCCTCCCCATACCCCTCGCGGCTGTTTTGCCCAAGCCTGGAGTGTGGCAGAACTGTTGCGGGTGATGGGTCAGTTGCGGGATTAA
- the minC gene encoding septum site-determining protein MinC, giving the protein MASDPSLPTDFILEPNSSDDITLSEVQEETDSSENPPPAAGLNLHQQVRLKSEAGQVLLLLPPQSETAGELTWQELWQQLKHRLNAGDRFWQPQTPVILQADDRLLDSRQLQELDEALQEAQLKLKRVSTYRRQTAVAAATAGYSVDQPSREESLHNSPDTAPEALAEPLYLTNTVRSGTEIRHPGTVVLVGDVNPGGAVIASGDILVWGRLRGIAHAGAAGNSQCLIMALQMDPTQIRIANAVARAPSDKLVEYYPEVAYVANRGIRISRAADFNFASRGQ; this is encoded by the coding sequence ATGGCTTCTGACCCCTCCCTTCCCACTGACTTCATTCTCGAACCCAACTCCAGCGATGACATCACCCTGTCAGAGGTGCAGGAGGAGACGGACTCTTCTGAAAACCCCCCTCCAGCGGCTGGGTTAAACCTCCATCAGCAGGTTCGCCTCAAAAGTGAGGCGGGGCAAGTTCTCCTCCTCCTACCCCCGCAATCTGAAACCGCCGGGGAACTCACCTGGCAAGAACTCTGGCAACAACTCAAACATCGCCTGAATGCGGGCGATCGCTTCTGGCAACCCCAAACCCCAGTAATCCTGCAAGCCGACGATCGCCTCCTCGACAGTCGCCAACTTCAGGAACTCGACGAAGCCCTGCAAGAGGCCCAACTCAAACTGAAACGGGTCTCCACCTATCGCCGTCAAACCGCCGTCGCGGCGGCTACCGCTGGCTATTCCGTCGACCAACCCTCCCGAGAGGAAAGTCTGCACAACTCCCCTGACACCGCCCCCGAGGCCCTCGCTGAACCCCTCTATCTCACCAATACCGTGCGATCGGGCACCGAAATCCGCCATCCGGGAACGGTGGTGTTGGTGGGGGATGTCAATCCCGGCGGGGCGGTGATTGCCTCGGGGGATATTCTCGTGTGGGGCCGGCTGCGAGGAATCGCTCACGCCGGGGCCGCTGGAAATTCCCAATGTCTGATTATGGCCTTACAGATGGACCCAACTCAGATTCGCATTGCTAACGCCGTGGCCCGGGCCCCCTCGGACAAACTCGTAGAGTATTATCCCGAAGTTGCCTATGTGGCTAATCGGGGCATTCGTATCAGTCGGGCGGCGGATTTTAACTTCGCCTCTCGCGGCCAATGA
- a CDS encoding IS630 transposase-related protein, which produces MSNSYSYDLRQKVINAIELDGMKKSEASQVFGISRNTIHLWLKRKAETGDFRPREYRPPGHSHKIKDVDRFRAFVLEHSDKTQEEMAELWPDDISARTISRWLKKLGFVRRKHLWVLKKR; this is translated from the coding sequence ATGTCGAACAGTTATAGCTATGATTTGCGGCAGAAGGTCATCAATGCCATTGAATTGGATGGGATGAAGAAGTCTGAAGCGAGTCAAGTGTTTGGGATTAGCCGTAACACGATTCACTTATGGCTCAAACGAAAAGCGGAGACGGGAGATTTCCGTCCCCGAGAGTATCGCCCTCCTGGCCATAGTCATAAAATTAAGGATGTTGATAGGTTTCGGGCTTTTGTTCTTGAACATTCGGATAAAACCCAAGAGGAGATGGCTGAGTTATGGCCCGACGACATCAGTGCGAGAACGATTTCCAGATGGCTTAAGAAACTAGGATTTGTCCGTCGAAAACATCTGTGGGTTCTGAAAAAACGATGA
- a CDS encoding MgPME-cyclase complex family protein, producing the protein MTTYYYVAASQKFLLEEEPLDEVLQERVRNYQEREKEIDFWLVKQPAFLEAPDLAEAKAKCPQPSVAIISTDRQFITWLKLRLEYVLTGQFEAPSESIPDPLASMAQA; encoded by the coding sequence ATGACAACTTACTACTACGTCGCCGCCAGCCAGAAATTCCTCTTGGAAGAAGAACCTCTCGATGAGGTGCTTCAAGAACGGGTGCGCAATTACCAGGAACGAGAAAAAGAAATTGATTTCTGGCTCGTGAAACAGCCCGCCTTTCTGGAGGCTCCCGACTTAGCTGAGGCTAAGGCAAAATGTCCACAACCCTCAGTGGCGATTATTTCGACCGATCGCCAGTTCATTACCTGGCTGAAACTGCGGTTAGAATATGTGCTAACGGGTCAGTTTGAGGCCCCCTCTGAGAGTATCCCCGATCCCTTAGCCTCCATGGCTCAAGCCTAG
- a CDS encoding pyridoxine 5'-phosphate synthase, which produces MERHHTTRREPRLITLGVNIDHIATIRQARRTTEPDPVAAAVLAELGGADGITAHLREDRRHIQDRDVYLLRQTVSTHLNLEMAATKEMVNIALDLKPDYVTLVPEKREEVTTEGGLDVDGSCDRLTDVVGRLQEAGIPVSLFIDAEAKQIQASAATQAQFIELHTGRYAEATTDIERHQQLEVLRDGCAIARESGLRVNAGHGLTYLNVYPVACIEGMEELNIGHTIIARAALVGIERAVREMKQALRREL; this is translated from the coding sequence ATGGAACGTCATCATACCACCAGGAGAGAACCGAGATTGATTACCCTTGGCGTGAATATCGACCATATTGCCACCATTCGACAGGCCCGGCGTACCACGGAACCGGACCCCGTGGCGGCGGCTGTTTTGGCGGAGTTAGGGGGGGCCGATGGCATTACTGCTCACCTGCGAGAAGATCGCCGCCATATTCAGGATCGCGATGTCTATTTGTTGCGACAAACCGTCAGCACCCATTTGAATTTGGAGATGGCCGCTACCAAGGAGATGGTGAACATCGCCCTGGATCTCAAGCCCGATTATGTCACCCTGGTTCCCGAGAAACGAGAGGAGGTGACAACGGAGGGGGGATTGGATGTCGATGGAAGTTGCGATCGCCTCACGGATGTCGTCGGACGGCTTCAGGAGGCGGGGATTCCCGTTAGCTTATTCATTGACGCGGAAGCCAAGCAAATTCAAGCGTCGGCCGCCACTCAGGCTCAGTTTATTGAACTGCATACCGGGCGTTATGCCGAAGCCACCACAGACATTGAGCGACATCAACAACTTGAGGTGTTGCGAGATGGTTGTGCGATCGCCCGTGAGTCGGGTTTGCGGGTGAATGCTGGCCATGGCTTAACCTATCTCAATGTCTATCCCGTGGCTTGCATTGAGGGTATGGAAGAACTCAATATCGGCCATACGATTATTGCCCGAGCGGCCTTAGTTGGCATTGAACGCGCGGTGCGGGAGATGAAACAGGCCCTTCGTCGCGAACTGTAA
- a CDS encoding N-acetylglucosamine kinase — MIPTVLGLDGGGSQTRCRLVNAQGAVLGQGEAPASNYHAVGGEAAYHAILCAIAAATANQEVIIRAITLGLAGVGRPRDRQVVHDWVQLLQQDSRLPLAWNLHPQGVRICPDCEIALVGGLGREVGLATIAGTGAIAYGRSPQGAVARASGWGHLLGDEGSAYDIGRQGLKAVVRAADGRSPQTQLTAALCDHLGLDQIEDLVERVYQPGWRAKDVARLAPVVDRVACLGDGVANQILDEAAAELALASRAVYQQLFPDNTPVELVTLGGTWKSQGKLRQRFEAQLARHCPEIQVVQPRDDAVSGAILLARRAVGW, encoded by the coding sequence ATGATCCCAACGGTCTTAGGTCTTGACGGGGGGGGTAGTCAAACCCGCTGCCGACTCGTTAACGCCCAAGGAGCAGTCTTAGGACAAGGGGAAGCCCCCGCCTCCAATTATCATGCCGTCGGTGGTGAGGCGGCCTATCATGCCATTCTCTGCGCCATCGCCGCTGCCACTGCGAACCAGGAGGTGATCATCCGCGCCATTACCCTAGGCCTGGCTGGAGTGGGTCGGCCTCGGGATCGGCAAGTCGTCCATGACTGGGTACAACTGCTGCAACAAGACAGCCGTCTCCCCCTCGCCTGGAACTTACATCCGCAAGGGGTGCGCATCTGTCCCGACTGCGAGATTGCCCTGGTGGGGGGATTAGGTCGAGAAGTGGGCCTGGCGACCATTGCCGGAACTGGGGCGATCGCCTATGGCCGTAGCCCTCAGGGAGCGGTGGCCCGGGCCAGTGGTTGGGGCCATCTCCTGGGAGATGAAGGGAGCGCCTATGATATCGGTCGTCAGGGATTAAAGGCGGTGGTTCGGGCCGCTGATGGGCGATCGCCCCAAACCCAACTTACGGCAGCCCTCTGTGACCACCTGGGCTTAGATCAGATTGAAGACTTAGTTGAGCGTGTCTATCAGCCCGGCTGGAGGGCTAAGGATGTGGCCAGGTTAGCCCCGGTGGTAGATCGGGTGGCCTGCTTAGGGGATGGGGTAGCCAATCAAATTCTCGATGAGGCGGCGGCGGAGTTGGCCCTAGCTAGTCGGGCGGTGTACCAGCAGTTGTTTCCTGATAACACCCCAGTTGAATTAGTCACCCTGGGGGGAACTTGGAAAAGTCAAGGGAAACTCAGACAACGGTTTGAGGCACAACTGGCCCGCCATTGTCCCGAGATTCAGGTGGTTCAGCCCCGTGATGATGCTGTTTCGGGGGCAATCTTGTTAGCTCGTCGGGCTGTTGGCTGGTAA